In a single window of the Nilaparvata lugens isolate BPH chromosome 1, ASM1435652v1, whole genome shotgun sequence genome:
- the LOC120352801 gene encoding uncharacterized protein LOC120352801 isoform X4, with protein MDTIGLMKQEVVLVRNGDGPPVQKVVYVDFGDYWGMKREELASSHRQQVPYAFGEKKPQTIKDKLDGEPKRQRRKRCRDQQEAKKRVEGSETAVEEASASCVSVHGEEAEKPAEEEQEVEHRAVSNV; from the exons ATGAAGCAAGAAGTGGTACTTGTCCGCAATGGAGATGGACCCCCAGTGCAGAAAGTGGTGTATGTCGACTTTGGTGACTACTGGGGCATGAAGAGGGAAGAGCTTGCAAGTAGTCATCGACAACAG GTACCATATGCCTTTGGAGAGAAGAAACCACAGACGATAAAAGATAAATTAGATGGAGAACCAAagagacaaagaagaaaaagatgcaGAGATCAACAAGAAGCAAAGAAACGAGTAGAAGGATCAGAAACAGCAGTAGAAGAAGCCTCTGCTTCTTGTGTCTCTGTACATGGAGAGGAAGCAGAGAAACCAGCTGAGGAAGAACAAGAAGTAGAACATAGGGCAGTAAGCAATG